The genomic window gtagtatttgggtttatgattttagatatagttttataaattttttttaatttcaagtatttaagaatttttaaggttcaaatttgaagtttatataaaaaaataatgacgtggATAAGGATGTGGATTACAAGTTGGGCATCCACGTCAGAAACCTATTCGGTAAATCTATTCGAGTAAAAATAACATTgaagtaatgatatttttaacgAATAGAGCATCCatgtcattctttctttattttttaagaaaaatttaatttcactttgttatctaaatcctaaatttaaacatttaatcctaacaaataaacatgtaaatgataaaccgaaagccctccttaaaccctaaactggAAATAACAAACCCCCGCAGTggtttgtgatttcttgtttaAGGTTTAGAGCATAGGATGtagggtttagggcttagaGTTTAcggtttattatttattatttagggtttaaattttttgatttttaggATATAGATTTTGaagtatttgggtttatgattttagatatagtttatatatatttttttaaatttttagtatttaaaaatttttaaagttctaatttgaaattaatataaaaaaataacgtaGATGAAGATGTGTATGACAAGTtgagcatccacgtcattcggagAAAATTATTCGGTAAATATATTCGCTAAAAATAGCAtgcttataattttatatttctttgttgAGTAAAACTAAATCAATTTCAAAAGGAAGCCGATTCTGTTCTCATTCAGCCCTTCGACATCTTTTCAATTGTCTCACTCCTTCAAAGCTCATCGCCATGGCGGCAGCGAACAACACCAACGTTCCCACCGCCACAAGCGTCATCACGGATTGGCATCAGAGACCTCCAAACCCCAAGAACCCCATCGTCTTCTTCGACGTCACCATCGGCACAATTCCCGCCGGCCGCATCAAGATGGAGCTCTTCGCTGACATCACCCCCAAGACCGCTGAGAACTTTAGGTCATGCCCCTTTGCGcatcactctctctctctctctctggatCCCTACTTTTCAATCTCCCAACTCTAAAAGTTgttgcttttttgttttttttaataaaatttggtttagaTTCTTtaacttgtgatttttttaaagatttcttcttttttattctcgTTCATCTTGACGTCGGCGCAGGCAGCTCTGCACTGGTGAATACAGGTACTGAAATTTTACTGCTTTTGGACTTGTTTGCATTGATTCCATGGAGGGTTCAtaaatctttcattttaatGTATGAGTTGAAGCTCAGTTTTGTTTTTGATAGATTTGTTTAACTATGTAGAAAAGCAGGAGTACCAGTAGGTTACAAAGGATGCCATTTTCATAGAGTAATTAAAGATTTCATGATTCAAGGTGGTGATTTTTTGAAGGTATGCCTTTTTTATTATGAGATCAGTCTTTACTGTTCAATGCTCTTGCCAATATTTAAGTCAAGtatttggtttaattattttgggTGCATAGGCATGTCATATCAGTTGGATTTTTGTACATAGGTTTGTTATTCCTGTGGTTGAATTGTTTAGACATTTAGCTGAAATGACTAATAATTGACAGATTTGATTTATACCAgagtatttttttagtaaattctcaaattctttgcttatttttttggCAGGGTGATGGTAGTGGATGCGTTAGCATATATGGAAGTAAGTTTGAGGATGAAAATTTCATTGCAAAGCATACAGGTCCTGGCCTGCTATCTATGGTATGCTATTTTGTTATGCTATTAGTTGCCAAAATGCTGATCAGTTCTGAACCATGGCCATGAGATTCTTATTCAGTATGATTGTGATGTTtgttctagggttttgttatGTTATCCTGGAAATTCTAACTTGTTTTCTTATTCCATGTCTGAACTTGTGCCTCAGTATTATTCTAATCATCTTAACTGGTTTCACCCCTTTTTTTGGTTATAAACTTGTTCTATGGAAGGACATTTTCTACAAAATAGTTGGTTTAAACAACTGTCAACTATTGCTAATGGAGGTCTGCCAAGTTTGACTATTGAGCTGATATTGTTCTTTCTTTGTTGTATTCTAAAAGCCATAGCCATCAAATCCTGATTTACCAGCACTATTAGATACTAGACATGTGGAttcttttcatgaaatttttagatatattaaataaatgttcCTTTCTCTGTTGATTCTCACTCTCTACTTTTCTTGTTTTAGAAACATAACCATAGTCCGTCTCTTTAAAGATTAAATTGGTATGGAAGACTGGATGTTTGCCCATGAAAGAACAAATTAGAAGAATCTAAAATGCTATCAATTTAGGTCATGTCTTGGATGACACTTGAGTAATGTATTTTGTGTTCATTTTTAGATTTGCAGTCATTTTgaggcaaagaaaaaaaaaagatcaagatTTCCATCAATCTTTAGCTTATAAAGTTAACTGGATCCTCATGAATGTGAAGAACGAGACTGAAACCCTCCTGTATTAAATCTGACAGTCACCTACATTATGGAATAAATCTTTTCATAAAGTGCTCCACAAGCATAAAATAACAAGTGCAAATCATTTCTGGATGCTGAATGAAACAGATGATAGGGAGGAGAGTTAACCAGATGTGATGTATGATTTGGAGTTTTATTGGGCAGGGAAGGGAGTGCCTGCATAGTTTATTGAAATGCATTTTTTTGAAGAAGTATTGAATGAATGCATCCAGCCTTCAGATTGAGTCCTGACATTCTAGAGTATATCTTCGTTATTGGCTTGATGACCTCTTGGTTAACTACTTGGAAACTAGGAATCTTAAGAGTCCTTAgccaatcaaaattaattttgaaatgctTGTCTATACCTATATGTTGGTTTCAACATTCACCTCGATGCAATTCGAACATCATACCCTTTGTTAATTGGAACCTAAATGTTTAATCATCAGAGAATTCCATCGAGTTATTCTAACCAGCAATCTTCACTTTGCTCATGTCTGAATTTAAGTTATTACAAAATTATCCTATCTGCATAGATTGATGAAACATCCTACTATTTGTCATGGTATTCTAGATGTATAAATAAATTGCATCAAAGATCATTTCACAAGCTTGATCAAATTTTCAATAAGAAATACTCCCTCTGTCTATTTTACTATTTGTTTTCAATCATGAAAtcacctttttattattattattttatttatttattattttttttgtcattctCCATTTCCTGAATGTGAGGTGATTGCATTCTTGCAGGCAAATAGTGGGCCTGGGACTAATGGATGCCAGGTAATCATAACATTCTTTTGACCGTAAATATAATCGCAGAGTATGAGTAATGTGTTAAAACTTAGCAGTGCTCTAGTTTGCATGTACTAGAAAATATTGCCCTGCACATTAGATGTGTTTGCATAAAGTTCTTTTATCATGATGTGTGTTGAGCAGCTTTGGAGTTAGGAGATACTATGTGTTTATGCACATAACTGCATTCTGTTTTTGAAAGTCTATTTTCCTTTTCACTATGAAATCCTGTCATCTTTCACAATTCAAGAAATATAATCCAGCAAGATGCTTTGTCCTTTTTGACTTCAGATGGTTCTTGAATGCAAATTCAGTGTTATATCATTATGCTgctgggatatatatatatatatgtttatatttatttcatttttatagtatttttttatctctttataaacttttttttttaattttgctgcAGTTCTTCATAACATGCTCCAAATGTGATTGGCTGGACAATAAGCATGTCGTTTTTGGGGTAAGTTATTTTAATAAGTTATGCAGCCTTCATTATTATATGGTTTCAAAAACTGCATGGATAGGTTAGTTGGATCAGCAGACACTGAGATAATGGAGATTGTATGTAATGATTTGGCTTCACATGGATTCAGTTGCTTTTGTTGGTGCTTTCTCCCCTCTAAACAAATATCTTATTGTAGTCTactctgcagtattgttttcaTTCTAACTATGCAATTGATAAATTTGTTTCTACCAATTATCATATGCTATTCGTTTTCAGATGCTTATTAGTTGTGCCAGATTACGAACCCTAAACAGTGGTGTGTTAATGGGATCTTCTGTGATCCTAGTACATTTTATCAAGGAGAGATACATGAATTATTGATTATAGCATTttgtttatggatttttttaaaaagtcatTGCATTAGCCAACTGACAATTGCCTCTGATAACAATTTTGATGCAGAGAGTATTGGGTGAAAGGTCTTTTGGTCGTCAGGAAGATCGAGAATGTCGCGACTGGACCTAACAATCGTCCTAAACTTCAATGTCTCATAGCTGAATGTGGCGAAATGTAGTTCTGTGATAACCTCCTATGAGATATTTAACTTCCATCTATATTGAATGACTGAACTATAAAAGGTAGTAGCCTTGATTTGTCTTTTATAATTGAAATT from Dioscorea cayenensis subsp. rotundata cultivar TDr96_F1 chromosome 9, TDr96_F1_v2_PseudoChromosome.rev07_lg8_w22 25.fasta, whole genome shotgun sequence includes these protein-coding regions:
- the LOC120269521 gene encoding LOW QUALITY PROTEIN: peptidyl-prolyl cis-trans isomerase CYP22 (The sequence of the model RefSeq protein was modified relative to this genomic sequence to represent the inferred CDS: deleted 1 base in 1 codon); amino-acid sequence: MAAANNTNVPTATSVITDWHQRPPNPKNPIVFFDVTIGTIPAGRIKMELFADITPKTAENFRQLCTGEYRKAGVPVGYKGCHFHRVIKDFMIQGGDFLKGDGSGCVSIYGSKFEDENFIAKHTGPGLLSMANSGPGTNGCQFFITCSKCDWLDNKHVVFGRVLGEGLLVVRKIENVATGPNNRPKLQCLIAECGEM